The Faecalibacterium sp. I3-3-89 sequence CCGGCACGGCTTATCACAGCTCACTGTTACGCCGCTCTGTCGGCCATAGGTCTCGTATGCTTGCAGCATCTCTACCAGCGTTGTTTTTCCGGTGGCGCTGTCCCCTCGCAGAATCGTAATGTTCCGTTCCAGTTCGATTGTGAAAACGACCCGTCCGCTTCGGACTTCGATTTTATGTTTTCCCTTCATCCTATCGCCTCACACAAACTGAAATGCAATCGGCATCAGTTCTTCCATGCTGTGCACCACATCACCGGTATTCAGGACTTTTACGTCCACCGGGAATTTCTTCTTGCCGAAATCCATGAGATGCCGCAGGTTGATAGTCAAATCCTTCTTTTTCGCCAGCTTCAGAATAAAGGGTGCACAGTTGTCACCGCAAGTTGAGGCATTGAATACCTTTTCCGAGTCGTTTGCCATCAGCAAAAGCGTTTTCGTGCCGCCAGACAGTTTTTCCGGCGAGATAACCCCCAGAACCGGGCTTTCCACCGCATGAGGGCCTTTGACATCGGACTTGTCAATTTTCTTGATGACCTCTTTGGCAAAGTCAGAAGTCAGCCACTCGTCCTCGTAGGTATAGTTAAAATAGACCGAAGTATTGTAGACAGCCTCCGGCATATCTCCAAAGTAGATGTTCAGCATGGTATCACCTCGCAGATGTGAGTCATTTGCTATTATTGTACCTTCTTTCTACTCACAAAACAAGACACAAAATGCCCGTTGGCTCTTGATAAAGAAAACCAGACCTGTCCGATCAGACGAAAACCATCCCAAATGTCGAAACTGGATTTATTGCATTCTATAATGATTTTTTCATTCGGCATAATGAATTTGAAGGGCAGAGATCGAAAATACGCTGCCTTTGATCAAATCGCCCTATAAGAAATCCCAAAAAGTAGTTTATTATCATCCTATTAGATTTCGATCTATGGATAACAGTGTCATAAATCACCAGATAGAATGCTATGCGTTTTTATAATAGTTGTTCCTCCCGATCAATTTCTATTTGATTCATAACATCCTGATAAATCACAAAATGAGGTGTTTTTTATGACAATGGCAAAGAAGCTCCCACTTTTAGCACCTTCCATTCATACGTTTGAAGTGAATGGAACGTACACGGATTGCGAAGCGAAGCGTACTGTATTTACGGCAATTCAAAAAATGGTATCCGCTGGAAAATACTATCGGATTCCGTATCATGGCTCCTCGAAAAAAGGCTACTCTTGTAAAAGAAAAGATGGCGGTTTGACCATCACACTGGCAGAATACCCAGATTTCAGGAAGAGATACATAACGTTATCTGGTGTGAACCTCGCTCGGATCGCAGGTGATCCATCTCGTTTAAGCTTAACAGATTTATCGCCAGAAGGTTTGGCCATGCAAGAGCAGGCATTTCTGGATGAATTGGAGCAGCTTGGACTCCTTGAAATTGAGGATTCTGTTAAATGGAAAATGCACCGGTTGGATATTACACAAGACTTCTATGTGAAATGCGATCCCTCGCTGATGGTAAAAATCATTCGTTATGCAGGAAGCGTTGACCCGTACAGGAAAGGTCGCGCACTGCACTATAACCAGCACAATGAGATCCGAAGCTGTAAATTTGAAAAAACGTGGTACGATTTTGCACTCTATGACAAGCATCAGCAGCTCTTGAATTGTGAAAAGGAGAGCTATCCGATTTCTCCGGATGATCTGAAACGCTCAAAAAATCTGGTTCGATATGAAATTCAATTAAAGCGCCCCAGTCTGAAAGAATTTGAGCACGATAAGTTGGAATCGAAATCTTCAAAGTTCCGGTTTGAAAATCATGCGCTGTTTCATTATTTTGACAAAATCAGCGATGATATTCCGCTCTTTCTATATCGGTATGCCGTCGATTATTTTGGCAAGCATTCGTGGTATAACGTTCCAACTGCCCTGAAAGCCGTACAAATGAGCAACCTTGATGACGATACCAAAGAACTTGTCAGTGCGTATATCGAAGCGCAGGATGAGCCGGAACTGACCGATAAGATACATCATAAAAAGAAAATCGCAAAGGCTTTGGAAAAATTAGAGATCAACGACGTGATCATCCCTTGCCGCATCCTGAACGATCGTCAATGCGGCAGATTTCCAGGTGCGCCCTTATGCACAAGGGTACAAGGGCTTTGAGCAAACAAAAAATAATCCATGCAATGAAGCGCAAAAATTCATCAAGATCACAAGAATGGAGTTGATTTTCAATGCTAGACAACTATCCCGATGTCCTGAGTTTCCGGCAGGTCATGGAAATTACGCATGTTGGCAGAAATCTACTGCTTCGTCTTCTGAACAGCGGCGAAATCCCTGCCTTCAAGATGGGAAAACTCTGGAAGGTTTACAAACAAGACCTGATTCAGTATATGAGCCAATGTCAGTAAACCATATCCTTCGTTTGGGGCAAAAAGAATCCCGTTGGACTCCGCAGCAGGAATCCAGCGGGATTTAATCTTATTGATTTTTAATACGTTCGTCTCAAATTTCAAGAAGGATTTTTTACGTCTTGCACTTTCATCAAAATTGTATTTGGGCACCGTTCTCTTCCGCAATTTGGATCACATCATCCACGCACAGAGCTGCTTCTTCCTCTGTAGCGGGGTCGTATGCGTAATATACGTCATAGAGCGCCGGTGCCAGAGCTAGCTCATTGTTATAATCCACCACCTCGTCATAAAATACCATATACTCCGTAAAACGCTCCCACGCGACCTGATTGCTATACTTTCCACTGTATTCGTATACGTCCGTATACATTGCATTCAGCCATGCGGTCTTAAAATCGCTCCCATAGCTGAGGTAGTACTCTTTCGTGCTTTCCAGCATTTCTCCAAACTCATAGGAGTTGACGTCTACAGAGATCTCGCCAGAAAGTTCCGAATAGGTATCCATTCCATTCGTGCTAACAACTTTACGGTCTGATCTGGTAGCTGTCTGGGTAGAATTGTTGGAATCCGTGTCCCCTACATCTATTTTCAACAACTCATCAAAGAAAACTATATTTGAAGCGGTAAGCATCGCTCTTTTGTCTATTTTGATTTTTCTATCATCTTCCGGCTTTACCGCTCCAAATAAAATAACATTTACTCTTCGCTTTATCCTCCCCTTCACCATCGACTTTGAAACCGCCAAGCGTTACCGGGAAGCCAACAAGATGCCCCACCAGTTCCGCCGTGCAGCGTGGGCCGACTTGACTGTGGAGGTGTATCTGTGATGCTTCTGGAAAGCAGCCCTGTGTTAAACGCAATTCACCTCATACATGAGAAAACAAATAAGGCCCACCGCCAAAATTGACGGTGAGCCTTATTTTATGCTCGATTTTTAACGATAATTCGCCACAAAATCCTTATGCTCTCGGGTTTTTAATAGCAGCCTGCGCAGCAGCCAGACGTGCGATAGGCACACGGAAGGGAGAGCAGCTGACGTAGTCCAGACCAACATTGTGGCAGAACTCGACGCTGGAGGGATCGCCGCCGTGCTCGCCGCAGATGCCCAGACCCAGATCAGCACGGGTCTCACGGCCATCGTGAGCAGCCATCTTGATCAGTTTGCCGACGCCGACCTGATCCAGATGCTGGAACGGATCGCTCTCGTAGATCTTGTTCTCGTAGTAAGCGCCGAGGAACTTTGCAGCATCGTCACGGCTGAAGCCGAAGGTCATCTGGGTCAGATCGTTGGTGCCGAAGCTGAAGAACTCAGCCTCCTTGGCGATATCACCAGCAGTCAGAGCTGCACGGGGGATCTCGATCATGGTACCGACCAGATACTTCATATCAACACCGGAGGCGGCGATCAGCTCGTCAGCGACCTTGACAACAACGTCCTTGACGAACTTCAGCTCCTTGACCTCGCCGACCAGCGGGATCATGATGTGCGGGGTGATGACGTAGCCGGTCTCAGCAGAGACGTTCAGAGCTGCCTTGATGACAGCGCGGGTCTGCATTGCTGCGATCTCGGGATAGGTGACAGCCAGACGGCAGCCACGATGGCCCATCATGGGGTTGAACTCGTGCAGAGAAGCAACGACATTCTTCAGGTCATCGAAGGTCATGCCCATATCGGCAGCCAGCTCCTTGATGTCCTCGTCCTTGGTGGGCAGGAACTCGTGGAGAGGCGGATCCAGATAACGGATGGTCATCGGGCGCTCACCCATGATGCGGTACATCGCCTCGAAGTCGCTCTGCTGGAACGGCTCGACCTTGGCCAGAGCAGTCTCGCGCTCCTCCACAGTACGGGCGCAGATCATCTCGCGGACAGCCTTGATGCGGTCCTCTGCGAAGAACATATGCTCGGTACGGCACAGGCCGATGCCCTCAGCACCCAGATCCACTGCCTGCTGTGCGTCGCGCGGGTTATCCGCATTGGTCATGACCAGCAGCTGACGAGCAGCGTCTGCCCAGCCCATAAAGCGATTGAAGTTCTTGTTGCCGGTAGCGGCGACGGTTGCGACCTGCTCGCCGTAGATGTTACCGGTGGAGCCGTCGATGGAGATCCAGTCGCCCTCAACGAACTTGTGGCCGTTGATTTCGAAGGTCTTAGCCTCTTCGTCGATCTTCACCTCGTTGTCGTTGCCGCAGCCGGAGACACAGCAGGTGCCCATACCACGGGCAACAACGGCTGCGTGGCTGGTCATGCCGCCGCGGACGGTCAGGATGCCCTGAGACACCTGCATACCGACGATGTCCTCGGGAGAGGTCTCCAGACGAACCAGAACGACCTTCTTCATCTTGCCGGACTTGACCATCTCCTCAGCCTCCTCGGCGGTGAAGACGATCTGGCCGCAGGCAGAACCGGGAGAAGCTGCCAGACCCTTGCCGACGACCTCGGCAGCCTTCAGAGCAGCAGCATCGAACTGGGGATGCAGCAGGGTATCCAGCTGCTTGGGCTCAACGCGCAGGACAGCCTCCTGCTCGGTGATCATGCCCTCGTCCACCAGATCGCAGGCGATCTGCAGGGCAGCCTGAGCGGTACGCTTGCCGTTGCGGGTCTGCAGCATATACAGGTGGCCGTCCTCGATGGTGAACTCCATATCCTGCATATCGCGGAAGTAGTTCTCCAGACGGGTTGCGATCTCAACGAACTGATCGTACACCTCAGGCATCTGCTCGTGCAGGTGGCTGATGGGGGACGGAGTGCGGACACCAGCAACGACGTCCTCGCCCTGTGCATTGATCAGGTACTCGCCCATCAGCTTCTTTGCGCCGGTGGCGGGGTCACGGGTGAATGCGACGCCGGTGCCGGAGCGGTCGCCGGAGTTGCCGAAGGCCATCTGCTGGACGTTGACAGCGGTGCCCCACTCGTAGGGGATCTCGTTCATCTTACGGTAGACGTTTGCACGGGGGTTGTCCCAGCTGCGGAAGACAGCCTTGACGGCCTCGATCAGCTGATCCTTGGGATCCTGCGGGAAGGGTCTGCCCTCGTTGTCCTCGTAGATCTTCTTGAAGGTGCCGACCAGCTCCTTCAGGTCCTCGGCAGTCAGGTCAACGTCGTTCTTGACGCCCTTGGCTTCCTTCATCTTATCGATCTCGACCTCGAACAGGCTCTTCGGGACCATCATGACGACGTCGGCGAACATCTGCACGAAGCGGCGGTAGCAGTCGTATGCGAAACGGGCGTTATTGGTCTTCTTGGCCAGACCCTCGACTGCCTCGTCGTTCAGACCGAGGTTCAGGATGGTGTCCATCATGCCGGGCATGGACTGACGTGCGCCGGAGCGGACGGAGACCAGCAGCGGGTTCTCGTTGTCGCCGAAGGTCTTGCCGGTGATCTTCTCGAGGCCCTTGACGTGCTCGAAAATGTCAGCGGTGATCTCGTCGTTGATCTGACGACCGTCTGCGTAGTACTGGGTGCAGGCTTCCGTAGTGATGGTGAAGCCCTGCGGGACCGGCATACCGGCTGCAGTCATCTCGGCCAGACCAGCGCCCTTGCCGCCCAGAATGTTCTTCATGGTGACCTTGTCGCCGCCAAAGGCATCGTTGCCTTCGCTGAAGTAGTACAGATACTTTTTGCTCATGCGTGTTTACCTCCCAAATGATGGCCCCCGGCGCGATGCTCCGGCGGTCTTATCGATGCTCTGTCTTGTCATACGATAAACATTTCTCTGTGAATGCTAAACTATTATACCAGAATTTCGCGCCCATTCCATCGGGCAAATCACCGAATTTGTTTGATATTTTTTGTGCAAACTCTTGCATTTTACTCTCTTTTTCGGTAATATAAAATGGGAAAGATTTGAAGAGGATTTTCGAGTTTTGACGCCACTTTTGGGCAGTTGGATACAACTTTCTATCCATTAAACTCATTGCCCCTTTTGTTTGTCTTTCTTCCTTTCGAATTTCTTTTATCTTGGATACAACAATCCCTCTTCCGCAGAGGCCGTCGCAGTCTGTTTGGCTTCTGCGAAAGGCAGAGTTGGAGGAGGTTTTTCCTTATGCAGAACATCGATGCATCCGCACTGGCCGCCGCAAAGGCCAAGCTCGACGCCGCCGAGGCACAGCGTGAAGAGGTGCTGCTGCGCCACATCGCAAACGGCGTGGACATCCGCAGCCGCAGTGTCGAGATCGACCCCGAGGTCGTCATCGCCCCGGGCGCTGTCATCCTCGCGGGCACCATCCTGAAGGGCCGGACGGTCATCGGCGCAGGCTGCGTCATCGGCCCCAACACCCTCATCGAGGACAGCACCGTGGACGAGGGCACCTCCGTCAACGCAAGTCAGGTCTACAGCAGCCATCTCGGCCCCCACAACAACATCGGCCCCTTTACCCATGTCCGCATCAACACCGTCACCGGCTACGGCGTGCATCTGGGCGCTTACGTCGAGACGAAGAACTCCAGCTTCGCCCGGGGCAATACCGTCAGCCACCTGACCTACATCGGCGACAGCGATGTGGGCAAATACTGCAACTTCGGCTGCGGCACCGTCACCTGCAACTACGACGGCAAGGATAAGTTCCGCACGACCATTGGCGACTACTGCTTCATCGGCTGCAACACCAACCTCGTGGCCCCCGTCACCATCGGTGACGGAGCCTACACCGCCGCCGGCAGCACCATCACCAAAGACGTGCCCCCGCAGGCACTTGGCATCGCCCGCGAGCGCCAGACCAACCTCGACGGCTGGGCCGAGCCGAAGATGGAAGCGTACATTGCAAAAAAGCAGAAACTGGAACAGGAGCAGGGCTGACCCCCGCTTCCCACGCCGCCGTGTCGCCCGCACGGCGGCTTTTTTGCGCTTTTTGTGTATCTTTTTGCGCGCGCGTATGTTATAATAATATACTGTTCGAAAAACAGCTCAGACACAAAAAGGCAGAATACAGTATGAATACCAATGACATCTGGCTCATTGCCGGCCTCGGCAACCCGGAGCCAAAATACGACGGCACCCGCCACAACGCAGGCTTTTCCGCGCTGGACGATCTGGCGGGCAGATGGGGCATCTCCGTCTCCAAGACCAAGTTTCAGGGTCTGTGGGGGCAGGGCGAGGTGGACGGCCATAAGGTCGTGCTCCTCAAGCCCCTGACCTATATGAACCTCTCGGGCGACTCCATCGCCCCGCTGGCGGGCTTCTTCAAGATCCCCGCCGACCACGTCATCGTCCTCTGCGACGACATCACCCAAAGCCCCGGCAAGCTGCGTATCCGGCCCTCCGGCTCGGCAGGCGGCCACAACGGCCTCAAGAGCATCATCGCCCGCCTCGGCAGCGAAAACTTCCCCCGCATCCGCATCGGGGTGGGCGCAAAGCCCCGCCCGGACTACGACCTCGCCGACTGGGTGCTGGGTAAGTTCCCGCCCGACGACGCCAAGGCCCTCGCCGACCGCCTGCCCGACCTCGAGGCCGCTGCCAAGCTCATCATGGACGGCAAGCTCGGTCTGGCGCAGAGCAAGTATAACGGGTGAGGCTCCGCTTGACGCAACCTCTCAGTCTCGCTTCGCTCGACAGCTCCCCTACCGAGGGGAGCCTCTGGCGAAGAGGTAAAGTTTTCCGGTATGCCAAAGCCTCCCCTCGATAGGGGAGGTGGCACGGCGTCAGCCGTGACGGAGAGGTTTAACCCCACCAGAAAGGAGATCTCCCATGTACGAAGCGCTCCTGAAAAGCACCCCCGAATACCAGAAGGTCG is a genomic window containing:
- a CDS encoding helix-turn-helix domain-containing protein, which gives rise to MLDNYPDVLSFRQVMEITHVGRNLLLRLLNSGEIPAFKMGKLWKVYKQDLIQYMSQCQ
- the ppdK gene encoding pyruvate, phosphate dikinase, producing the protein MSKKYLYYFSEGNDAFGGDKVTMKNILGGKGAGLAEMTAAGMPVPQGFTITTEACTQYYADGRQINDEITADIFEHVKGLEKITGKTFGDNENPLLVSVRSGARQSMPGMMDTILNLGLNDEAVEGLAKKTNNARFAYDCYRRFVQMFADVVMMVPKSLFEVEIDKMKEAKGVKNDVDLTAEDLKELVGTFKKIYEDNEGRPFPQDPKDQLIEAVKAVFRSWDNPRANVYRKMNEIPYEWGTAVNVQQMAFGNSGDRSGTGVAFTRDPATGAKKLMGEYLINAQGEDVVAGVRTPSPISHLHEQMPEVYDQFVEIATRLENYFRDMQDMEFTIEDGHLYMLQTRNGKRTAQAALQIACDLVDEGMITEQEAVLRVEPKQLDTLLHPQFDAAALKAAEVVGKGLAASPGSACGQIVFTAEEAEEMVKSGKMKKVVLVRLETSPEDIVGMQVSQGILTVRGGMTSHAAVVARGMGTCCVSGCGNDNEVKIDEEAKTFEINGHKFVEGDWISIDGSTGNIYGEQVATVAATGNKNFNRFMGWADAARQLLVMTNADNPRDAQQAVDLGAEGIGLCRTEHMFFAEDRIKAVREMICARTVEERETALAKVEPFQQSDFEAMYRIMGERPMTIRYLDPPLHEFLPTKDEDIKELAADMGMTFDDLKNVVASLHEFNPMMGHRGCRLAVTYPEIAAMQTRAVIKAALNVSAETGYVITPHIMIPLVGEVKELKFVKDVVVKVADELIAASGVDMKYLVGTMIEIPRAALTAGDIAKEAEFFSFGTNDLTQMTFGFSRDDAAKFLGAYYENKIYESDPFQHLDQVGVGKLIKMAAHDGRETRADLGLGICGEHGGDPSSVEFCHNVGLDYVSCSPFRVPIARLAAAQAAIKNPRA
- the pth gene encoding aminoacyl-tRNA hydrolase, with the translated sequence MNTNDIWLIAGLGNPEPKYDGTRHNAGFSALDDLAGRWGISVSKTKFQGLWGQGEVDGHKVVLLKPLTYMNLSGDSIAPLAGFFKIPADHVIVLCDDITQSPGKLRIRPSGSAGGHNGLKSIIARLGSENFPRIRIGVGAKPRPDYDLADWVLGKFPPDDAKALADRLPDLEAAAKLIMDGKLGLAQSKYNG
- a CDS encoding DapH/DapD/GlmU-related protein; the encoded protein is MQNIDASALAAAKAKLDAAEAQREEVLLRHIANGVDIRSRSVEIDPEVVIAPGAVILAGTILKGRTVIGAGCVIGPNTLIEDSTVDEGTSVNASQVYSSHLGPHNNIGPFTHVRINTVTGYGVHLGAYVETKNSSFARGNTVSHLTYIGDSDVGKYCNFGCGTVTCNYDGKDKFRTTIGDYCFIGCNTNLVAPVTIGDGAYTAAGSTITKDVPPQALGIARERQTNLDGWAEPKMEAYIAKKQKLEQEQG
- a CDS encoding DUF4869 domain-containing protein, which encodes MLNIYFGDMPEAVYNTSVYFNYTYEDEWLTSDFAKEVIKKIDKSDVKGPHAVESPVLGVISPEKLSGGTKTLLLMANDSEKVFNASTCGDNCAPFILKLAKKKDLTINLRHLMDFGKKKFPVDVKVLNTGDVVHSMEELMPIAFQFV